In the genome of Pan troglodytes isolate AG18354 chromosome 15, NHGRI_mPanTro3-v2.0_pri, whole genome shotgun sequence, one region contains:
- the TM9SF1 gene encoding transmembrane 9 superfamily member 1 isoform X1, giving the protein MTVVGNPRSWSCQWLPILILLLGTGHGPGVEGVTHYKAGDPVILYVNKVGPYHNPQETYHYYQLPVCCPEKIRHKSLSLGEVLDGDRMAESLYEIRFRENVEKRILCHMQLSSAQVEQLRQAIEELYYFEFVVDDLPIRGFVGYMEESGFLPHSHKIGLWTHLDFHLEFHGDRIIFANVSVRDVKPHSLDGLRPDEFLGLTHTYSVRWSETSVERRSDRRRGDDGGFFPRTLEIHWLSIINSMVLVFLLVGFVAVILMRVLRNDLARYNLDEETTSAGSGDDFDQGDNGWKIIHTDVFRFPPYRGLLCAVLGVGAQFLALGTGIIVMALLGMFNVHRHGAINSAAILLYALTCCISGYVSSHFYRQIGGERWVWNIILTTSLFSVPFFLTWSVVNSVHWANGSTQALPATTILLLLTVWLLVGFPLTVIGGIFGKNNASPFDAPCRTKNIAREIPPQPWYKSTVIHMTVGGFLPFSAISVELYYIFATVWGREQYTLYGILFFVFTILLSVGACISIALTYFQLSGEDYRWWWRSVLSVGSTGLFIFLYSVFYYARRSNMSGAVQTVEFFGYSLLTGYVFFLMLGTISFFSSLKFIRYIYVNLKMD; this is encoded by the exons ATGACAGTCGTAGGGAACCCTCGAAGTTGGAGCTGCCAGTGGTTGCCAATCCTGATACTGTTGCTGGGCACAGGCCATGGGCCAGGGGTGGAAGGCGTGACACACTACAAGGCCGGCGACCCTGTTATTCTATATGTCAACAAAGTGGGACCCTACCATaaccctcaggaaacttaccactACTATCAGCTTCCAGTCTGCTGCCCTGAGAAGATACGTCACAAAAGCCTTAGCCTGGGTGAAGTGCTGGATGGGGACCGAATGGCTGAGTCTTTGTATGAGATCCGCTTTCGGGAAAACGTGGAGAAGAGAATTCTGTGCCACATGCAGCTCAGTTCTGCACAG GTGGAGCAGCTGCGCCAGGCCATTGAAGAACTGTACTACTTTGAATTTGTGGTAGATGACTTGCCAATCCGGGGCTTTGTGGGCTACATGGAGGAGAGTGGCTTCCTGCCACACAGCCACAAGATAGGACTCTGGACCCATTTGGACTTCCACCTAGAATTCCATGGAGACCGAATTATATTTGCCAATGTTTCAGTGCGGGACGTCAAGCCCCACAGCTTGGATGGGTTACGACCTGACGAGTTCCTAGGCCTTACCCACACTTATAGCGTGCGCTGGTCTGAGACTTCAGTGGAGCGTCGGAGTGACAGGCGCCGTGGTGACGATGGTGGTTTCTTTCCTCGAACACTGGAAATCCATTGGTTGTCCATCATCAACTCCATGGTGCTTGTGTTTTTACTGGTGGGTTTTGTGGCTGTCATTCTAATGCGTGTGCTTCGGAATGACCTGGCTCGGTACAACTTAGATGAGGAGACCACCTCTGCAGGTTCTGGTGATGACTTTGACCAGGGTGACAATGGCTGGAAAATTATCCATACAGATGTCTTCCGCTTCCCCCCATACCGTGGTCTGCTCTGTGCTGTGCTTGGCGTGGGTGCCCAGTTCCTGGCCCTTGGCACTG GCATTATTGTCATGGCACTGCTGGGCATGTTCAATGTGCACCGTCATGGGGCCATTAACTCAGCAGCCATCTTGTTGTATGCCCTGACCTGCTGCATCTCTGGCTACGTGTCCAGCCACTTCTACCGGCAGATTGGAGGCGAGCGTTGGGTGTGGAACATCATTCTCACCACCAGTCTCTTCTCTG TGCCTTTCTTCCTGACGTGGAGTGTGGTGAACTCAGTGCATTGGGCCAATGGTTCGACACAGGCTCTGCCAGCCACAACCATCCTGCTGCTTCTGACGGTTTGGCTGCTGGTGGGCTTTCCCCTCACTGTCATTGGAGGCATCTTTGGGAAGAACAATGCCAGCCCCTTTGATGCACCCTGTCGCACCAAGAACATCGCCCGGGAGATTCCACCCCAGCCCTGGTACAAGTCTACTGTCATCCACATGACTGTTGGAGGCTTCCTGCCTTTCAG TGCCATCTCTGTGGAGCTGTACTACATCTTTGCCACAGTATGGGGTCGGGAGCAGTACACTTTGTACGGCATCCTCTTCTTTGTCTTCACCATCCTGCTGAGTGTGGGGGCTTGCATCTCCATTGCACTCACCTACTTCCAGTTGTCTGGGGAGGATTACCGCTGGTGGTGGCGATCTGTGCTGAGTGTTGGCTCCACCGGCCTCTTCATCTTCCTCTACTCAGTTTTCTATTATGCCCGGCGCTCCAACATGTCTGGGGCAGTACAGACAGTAGAGTTCTTCGGCTACTCCTTACTCACTGGTTATGTCTTCTTCCTCATGCTGGGCAccatctcctttttttcttccctaaagTTCATCCGGTATATCTATGTTAACCTCAAGATGGACTGA
- the TM9SF1 gene encoding transmembrane 9 superfamily member 1 isoform X2, which translates to MTVVGNPRSWSCQWLPILILLLGTGHGPGVEGVTHYKAGDPVILYVNKVGPYHNPQETYHYYQLPVCCPEKIRHKSLSLGEVLDGDRMAESLYEIRFRENVEKRILCHMQLSSAQVEQLRQAIEELYYFEFVVDDLPIRGFVGYMEESGFLPHSHKIGLWTHLDFHLEFHGDRIIFANVSVRDVKPHSLDGLRPDEFLGLTHTYSVRWSETSVERRSDRRRGDDGGFFPRTLEIHWLSIINSMVLVFLLVGFVAVILMRVLRNDLARYNLDEETTSAGSGDDFDQGDNGWKIIHTDVFRFPPYRGLLCAVLGVGAQFLALGTVPFFLTWSVVNSVHWANGSTQALPATTILLLLTVWLLVGFPLTVIGGIFGKNNASPFDAPCRTKNIAREIPPQPWYKSTVIHMTVGGFLPFSAISVELYYIFATVWGREQYTLYGILFFVFTILLSVGACISIALTYFQLSGEDYRWWWRSVLSVGSTGLFIFLYSVFYYARRSNMSGAVQTVEFFGYSLLTGYVFFLMLGTISFFSSLKFIRYIYVNLKMD; encoded by the exons ATGACAGTCGTAGGGAACCCTCGAAGTTGGAGCTGCCAGTGGTTGCCAATCCTGATACTGTTGCTGGGCACAGGCCATGGGCCAGGGGTGGAAGGCGTGACACACTACAAGGCCGGCGACCCTGTTATTCTATATGTCAACAAAGTGGGACCCTACCATaaccctcaggaaacttaccactACTATCAGCTTCCAGTCTGCTGCCCTGAGAAGATACGTCACAAAAGCCTTAGCCTGGGTGAAGTGCTGGATGGGGACCGAATGGCTGAGTCTTTGTATGAGATCCGCTTTCGGGAAAACGTGGAGAAGAGAATTCTGTGCCACATGCAGCTCAGTTCTGCACAG GTGGAGCAGCTGCGCCAGGCCATTGAAGAACTGTACTACTTTGAATTTGTGGTAGATGACTTGCCAATCCGGGGCTTTGTGGGCTACATGGAGGAGAGTGGCTTCCTGCCACACAGCCACAAGATAGGACTCTGGACCCATTTGGACTTCCACCTAGAATTCCATGGAGACCGAATTATATTTGCCAATGTTTCAGTGCGGGACGTCAAGCCCCACAGCTTGGATGGGTTACGACCTGACGAGTTCCTAGGCCTTACCCACACTTATAGCGTGCGCTGGTCTGAGACTTCAGTGGAGCGTCGGAGTGACAGGCGCCGTGGTGACGATGGTGGTTTCTTTCCTCGAACACTGGAAATCCATTGGTTGTCCATCATCAACTCCATGGTGCTTGTGTTTTTACTGGTGGGTTTTGTGGCTGTCATTCTAATGCGTGTGCTTCGGAATGACCTGGCTCGGTACAACTTAGATGAGGAGACCACCTCTGCAGGTTCTGGTGATGACTTTGACCAGGGTGACAATGGCTGGAAAATTATCCATACAGATGTCTTCCGCTTCCCCCCATACCGTGGTCTGCTCTGTGCTGTGCTTGGCGTGGGTGCCCAGTTCCTGGCCCTTGGCACTG TGCCTTTCTTCCTGACGTGGAGTGTGGTGAACTCAGTGCATTGGGCCAATGGTTCGACACAGGCTCTGCCAGCCACAACCATCCTGCTGCTTCTGACGGTTTGGCTGCTGGTGGGCTTTCCCCTCACTGTCATTGGAGGCATCTTTGGGAAGAACAATGCCAGCCCCTTTGATGCACCCTGTCGCACCAAGAACATCGCCCGGGAGATTCCACCCCAGCCCTGGTACAAGTCTACTGTCATCCACATGACTGTTGGAGGCTTCCTGCCTTTCAG TGCCATCTCTGTGGAGCTGTACTACATCTTTGCCACAGTATGGGGTCGGGAGCAGTACACTTTGTACGGCATCCTCTTCTTTGTCTTCACCATCCTGCTGAGTGTGGGGGCTTGCATCTCCATTGCACTCACCTACTTCCAGTTGTCTGGGGAGGATTACCGCTGGTGGTGGCGATCTGTGCTGAGTGTTGGCTCCACCGGCCTCTTCATCTTCCTCTACTCAGTTTTCTATTATGCCCGGCGCTCCAACATGTCTGGGGCAGTACAGACAGTAGAGTTCTTCGGCTACTCCTTACTCACTGGTTATGTCTTCTTCCTCATGCTGGGCAccatctcctttttttcttccctaaagTTCATCCGGTATATCTATGTTAACCTCAAGATGGACTGA
- the TM9SF1 gene encoding transmembrane 9 superfamily member 1 precursor (The RefSeq protein has 2 substitutions compared to this genomic sequence), whose translation MTVVGNPRSWSCQWLPILILLLGTGHGPGVEGVTHYKAGDPVILYVNKVGPYHNPQETYHYYQLPVCCPEKIRHKSLSLGEVLDGDRMAESLYEIRFRENVEKRILCHMQLSSAQVEQLRQAIEELYYFEFVVDDLPIRGFVGYMEESGFLPHSHKIGLWTHLDFHLEFHGDRIIFANVSVRDVKPHSLDGLRPDEFLGLTHTYSVRWSETSVERRSDRRRGDDGGFFPRTLEIHWLSIINSMVLVFLLVGFVAVILMRVLRNDLARYNLDEETTSAGSGDDFDQGDNGWKIIHTDVFRFPPYRGLLCAVLGVGAQFLALGTGIIVMALLGMFNVHRHGAINSAAILLYALTCCISGYVSSHFYRQIGGERWVWNIILTTSLFSVPFFLTWSVVNSVHWANGSTQALPATTILLLLTVWLLVGFPLTVIGGIFGKNNASPFDAPCRTKNIAREIPPQPWYKSTVIHMTVGGFLPFSAISVELYYIFATVWGREQYTLYGILFFVFAILLSVGACISIALTYFQLSGEDYRWWWRSVLSVGSTGLFIFLYSVFYYARRSNMSGAVQTVEFFGYSLPTGYVFFLMLGTISFFSSLKFIRYIYVNLKMD comes from the exons ATGACAGTCGTAGGGAACCCTCGAAGTTGGAGCTGCCAGTGGTTGCCAATCCTGATACTGTTGCTGGGCACAGGCCATGGGCCAGGGGTGGAAGGCGTGACACACTACAAGGCCGGCGACCCTGTTATTCTATATGTCAACAAAGTGGGACCCTACCATaaccctcaggaaacttaccactACTATCAGCTTCCAGTCTGCTGCCCTGAGAAGATACGTCACAAAAGCCTTAGCCTGGGTGAAGTGCTGGATGGGGACCGAATGGCTGAGTCTTTGTATGAGATCCGCTTTCGGGAAAACGTGGAGAAGAGAATTCTGTGCCACATGCAGCTCAGTTCTGCACAG GTGGAGCAGCTGCGCCAGGCCATTGAAGAACTGTACTACTTTGAATTTGTGGTAGATGACTTGCCAATCCGGGGCTTTGTGGGCTACATGGAGGAGAGTGGCTTCCTGCCACACAGCCACAAGATAGGACTCTGGACCCATTTGGACTTCCACCTAGAATTCCATGGAGACCGAATTATATTTGCCAATGTTTCAGTGCGGGACGTCAAGCCCCACAGCTTGGATGGGTTACGACCTGACGAGTTCCTAGGCCTTACCCACACTTATAGCGTGCGCTGGTCTGAGACTTCAGTGGAGCGTCGGAGTGACAGGCGCCGTGGTGACGATGGTGGTTTCTTTCCTCGAACACTGGAAATCCATTGGTTGTCCATCATCAACTCCATGGTGCTTGTGTTTTTACTGGTGGGTTTTGTGGCTGTCATTCTAATGCGTGTGCTTCGGAATGACCTGGCTCGGTACAACTTAGATGAGGAGACCACCTCTGCAGGTTCTGGTGATGACTTTGACCAGGGTGACAATGGCTGGAAAATTATCCATACAGATGTCTTCCGCTTCCCCCCATACCGTGGTCTGCTCTGTGCTGTGCTTGGCGTGGGTGCCCAGTTCCTGGCCCTTGGCACTG GCATTATTGTCATGGCACTGCTGGGCATGTTCAATGTGCACCGTCATGGGGCCATTAACTCAGCAGCCATCTTGTTGTATGCCCTGACCTGCTGCATCTCTGGCTACGTGTCCAGCCACTTCTACCGGCAGATTGGAGGCGAGCGTTGGGTGTGGAACATCATTCTCACCACCAGTCTCTTCTCTG TGCCTTTCTTCCTGACGTGGAGTGTGGTGAACTCAGTGCATTGGGCCAATGGTTCGACACAGGCTCTGCCAGCCACAACCATCCTGCTGCTTCTGACGGTTTGGCTGCTGGTGGGCTTTCCCCTCACTGTCATTGGAGGCATCTTTGGGAAGAACAATGCCAGCCCCTTTGATGCACCCTGTCGCACCAAGAACATCGCCCGGGAGATTCCACCCCAGCCCTGGTACAAGTCTACTGTCATCCACATGACTGTTGGAGGCTTCCTGCCTTTCAG TGCCATCTCTGTGGAGCTGTACTACATCTTTGCCACAGTATGGGGTCGGGAGCAGTACACTTTGTACGGCATCCTCTTCTTTGTCTTCACCATCCTGCTGAGTGTGGGGGCTTGCATCTCCATTGCACTCACCTACTTCCAGTTGTCTGGGGAGGATTACCGCTGGTGGTGGCGATCTGTGCTGAGTGTTGGCTCCACCGGCCTCTTCATCTTCCTCTACTCAGTTTTCTATTATGCCCGGCGCTCCAACATGTCTGGGGCAGTACAGACAGTAGAGTTCTTCGGCTACTCCTTACTCACTGGTTATGTCTTCTTCCTCATGCTGGGCAccatctcctttttttcttccctaaagTTCATCCGGTATATCTATGTTAACCTCAAGATGGACTGA